Proteins from a genomic interval of Zingiber officinale cultivar Zhangliang chromosome 2A, Zo_v1.1, whole genome shotgun sequence:
- the LOC122043387 gene encoding flavin-containing monooxygenase FMO GS-OX-like 9, whose amino-acid sequence MSMAVDANTMQSYKHVCVVGAGASGLVSARELLKEGHSVVVLEQNHDLGGQWLYQDADATATVHSSIYASLRLNGPRASVEFSDFMFTPVDGRDTRNFPGHHELFLYLKDFATCFGLTELIRFNTEVVHVSMETPIPKWIVRSRERRTEDGEIVEEIFDAVVVATGHYSLPRLPKIRGMEEWKRKQLHCHVYRIPDPFQDEVVVVVGGSVSGPEIALELVHVAKEVHISTKHVEIPHKLVKPVAKYAHLLWHQQIELLCEDGTVVFADGSSVVADTILYCTGYSYSFPFLDTKGIIHVDEKIIGPLYEHTFPPSLAPSLSFVGIPYKFVIFRFLESQARWIAQVLSGKRKLPSVDEMMKAIEEVQHLQELQDPKNIIQVAAEILEYYDRYGDQCDFPHLEDWRKEILLHHLENGINNIETFRDE is encoded by the exons ATGTCCATGGCGGTTGACGCAAACACAATGCAGTCGTACAAGCACGTCTGCGTCGTCGGCGCTGGCGCCTCCGGTCTCGTCTCCGCCCGTGAGCTCCTCAAGGAAGGCCACTCCGTTGTCGTGCTGGAGCAGAACCACGACCTCGGCGGCCAGTGGCTCTACCAAGACGCCGACGCCACTGCCACAGTGCACAGCAGCATCTACGCCTCCTTGCGCCTCAACGGGCCCAGAGCCTCCGTGGAGTTCAGCGACTTCATGTTCACTCCCGTCGATGGAAGAGACACCAGGAACTTCCCCGGACACCACGAGCTCTTCCTCTACCTCAAAGACTTCGCCACGTGTTTCGGGTTAACCGAGCTCATCAGGTTCAACACGGAAGTAGTCCACGTCAGCATGGAGACACCAATTCCCAAATGGATTGTGAGATCAAGGGAGAGGAGAACTGAAGATGGTGAGATCGTGGAAGAGATCTTTGATGCGGTTGTCGTCGCCACCGGCCATTACTCCCTGCCCAGGCTTCCAAAAATCAGGG GAATGGAGGAGTGGAAGAGGAAGCAGCTTCACTGCCATGTCTACAGAATCCCGGATCCATTCCAAGATGAG gtCGTGGTGGTCGTTGGTGGCTCAGTCAGTGGACCAGAGATTGCTCTGGAGCTTGTTCATGTAGCCAAAGAAGTCCATATAAGTACTAAACACGTCGAAATCCCTCATAAATTAGTGAAGCCTGTGGCCAAGTATGCACATCTGCTCTGGCACCAACAG ATTGAGCTGCTTTGTGAAGACGGAACTGTTGTATTTGCTGATGGTTCAAGTGTAGTTGCTGATACTATTCTCTACTGTACTGG GTATTCATATTCATTCCCATTCCTGGACACCAAAGGAATCATCCATGTGGATGAGAAAATAATTGGACCTTTGTATGAACACACATTTCCTCCATCTCTCGCTCCATCCCTTTCTTTCGTTGGGATTCCATACAAG TTTGTCATCTTTCGATTTTTGGAGTCACAAGCGAGATGGATAGCTCAGGTGCTCTCTGGGAAGAGGAAGCTGCCGTCGGTAGACGAGATGATGAAGGCAATTGAAGAAGTCCAGCACCTTCAAGAGCTCCAGGATCCAAAAAATATCATACAAGTAGCTGCTGAAATATTGGAG TATTACGATAGGTATGGAGATCAATGTGATTTTCCACACTTGGAAGATTGGAGAAAAGAGATCCTTCTGCATCACTTGGAAAATGGCATAAATAACATTGAAACATTCAGGGATGAATAG